AGCTTTGGCATCATCCCCTGTCGGATTCGCGAGCACTTCGGAAATGCGAATCGTCGTGGACAAAGTGCCATTCGCGTATTTGTGAGCCGATTTTTTGGCGCGGGAATTTTTGGATAGCGGCACGACCAGCAAATTTTCGGCACCGGGCGTCGGCGCGGCTGTCGCGAGCAATTGCCCACCAGTGAAAACAAACGCGACGCCTTCCGGTAGTTTGGGATAAGCCAGTGCAGAAATCACGCGTTGAGTCGGCCACGCGAGCGTCACCGTCCCGCCCGAATTCGTCAGCGTGAGCCCGGTTTCAGCGTGTGTGAGCGCGCGAAATTCTCCCGGTGCCAGCGTGAAATTGGCGGGAAAAATAAATTTCTTGCGACCGACGGAAAGTGTGAAGCCCGAAAGATCCGCGACCACTGAACCGAAATTTTGGAGTTCGATGAATTCAGTGTCGCCATCTACGCCCGCCGGATTTGGGAGAACTTCGGAAATGCGCAGCGACTCCGCGAAAACTGGCGGTGCGAAATTTTCTGCCAAACTGAAATTCAAAGCTTTTTGCGCGACGCCCTCGAAGCCGCCCTGATCGATGAGCTGCACGAAAAGATTGTGTTCGCCAGCTGGCAGCGCGCGATCAAGCGCGTAATTCCAGTCACCATTTTCATCGACTGGAACTTCGACGACGGCAAGCTCCGACTGGATGAAGATCCGCATGCGTCCACCGGGTACGCCGACGCCTGTCAGGAAAACGCCATTTTCATCGACCAAACTTGTGAATTGCGCACGCGCGATTAAGGCCAATTCGGCGCGGTATTTTTGTAGTGCGGCGAGCGTCGCATCCGCGACGAGCGGATTAGAGCCATTTTCAATTTCAAAAAAATCCGGCAGCCCGTCGCCGTCCGTGTCGAAATTTTCCGGGTCGGTTTGCTTTTCGATTTCGGCTAAATTCGAAAGTCCATCACCATCACTGTCTTCACTCGGCGCGAGAATTTGGTAAAAAACATTTGAGTAATTTGGTGTCGGCAGCTCCGTCTCCGCGAACTCACCGCGGGGATTTTTCGCGAAGGCGACACCTTCCGCCAACTTCGGATATGTGAGCGAGTCGATTACCGCACCGTCGAAATCAAGCAAGGTGAATTGCGCGGCAGAATTGCGGAGCGACAACAACCCAGAAAAAGCGTGGAATTCGCCCGGCGCGATTACGGTATTTTCTTCGAACTCGAAAGCAGCATCGCCGACGACGACAGTCCAGCCGAATAAATTGATTGGTTCAGCGCCGAGATTGACCAATTCGAACCACTCGTGATCGGCATCCTTGCCCGCCGGATTTGGCAGGATTTCGGAAATGCGCATGTCGCCCGTCGCGGTCGCGAGCGGATCAAGCGGCGGATCAGGATTTTGAATTGTGAAGTCAGCGGCGGAATTCGTGTCAGCAGAATTTTGGCGCAGAAATACTCCGCCAAGTGCCAGCCCGCGCGCGTCGAGGAGACTTTCAGCCTCAGCGGAATTCCACTGCGACTCCACGAATCTTATTTGCAGCTGCTCAGATTGGGCAAGCGAAATATCGAGCTCACTCCGAATCGGTGGCACAGCCCGGTCACTCCAGCCAACGAAATCAGCGATCGCATTTTCAGAGTCCTGCAGCACGAGGAAATCGTCGCTGCCGACCAAACCGCGCGCAGGCGTGTAAAAAATTCCGCCTGCAAATTTGACTTCGCTCGCATTGAAAATAATCTTGAGTGGCGCGTCTGCCGCAATCAGCGCCTCAGCCGGGAAAGTGAAAATTGCTTCTCCCAAGCTGTTTTTGAGTGAGAAACCACCGAGCGCGACCGGCGCCACGCAATCCGTACAAGTCAGCTCGACGAAATCGCCCGTGGGATTTTTGGGTGCGACGGCAGAAATTTGGAAATGAAAATCACTCGCGCGCACTGGTCGCGGAGAATTTTTTTGACCCGGCGTCGCGAAAATTGTCGTGAACCAATCCGCCGCAGAATTACTGTCTGGCAAATCTGGGTCGCGCGCCAGCACAGTCTCGCGCTCAATGTCAGCTGAATCAATCGCATCCATCATCTCCGACGAAATCCAGCCGCCACCTGCGACGATTTCGCGCAGATCCACCTCCTCGCCCGACGACCATGCCCCGCTGCGATTTTCCCAAACGACGGCGTCTTCGATTGCACCGGTCGAATCGCGCAGCGTCACCTGCTCATCTGTCGCCGTGAGACCACTTCGCGCGGAGAAAATTTTGGTGAAACCGTCGCCGTGCCAGATATTTGCGGGCGTTGCCGACTTGAATTCGAGCACGAGAAATTCGTCCGTTTTTAGTTTGGTATTTGGCGGAATGGTTTTGAGGCGTTTATCCGACTCGAAATAAAATCCGCCGAGGTCGATGCCGCTGCCGCCGTTGCCATCATTCGCGACGAAAATTTCAATCCAGTCTGCTGCCGAATCAAAAGAAACTTCGGTAATCTTGAGCTCGACGCGCTCGGCGGAAACTGAGTCGAAAATCGGTTCGTCCGCGACTGTGTTCGCATTCGCGACAGTCGCAGTGCCGCCCCCGCTACTACACGGCGCGACAGTGAAATTTTGCAGCGCCTCAGCCGTCGCTCCGAACACATCAGTCACGGTCAAGGAAACCGCATAATTACCGGGCGCGAAATAAAATCCGCCTGGATTTTCTTCGTCAGAAATTTCGCCGTTGCCGAAATCCCATTCGAAGGAAAGCGCATCGCCATCTGGGTCAGTCGAATTTTCCGCAGTCACATTGACGAAAAGCGCACACTCGCCATTTGAATTACCCGAGCCCTGAATCGTAATCACGGCAGTCGGTAGCAGATTGGTTTCAATATTTTGCGCATTTTTGGTCGGATGCCAAAACTCTGTCCAAATAGCTAAATCAGTAGAATCGCGCCCGAACGATTTGCCTTCTGCTGCGGTGGAATATTTTCTGGAATCGACAATTATGAAAATTCCATCTTCCAATTTTTTTTCGAGCACGACTTCACCGCCCGTATTCGTCAGCCCTGTGAAATTATCGAGCGTGAAAAATCCACCCGGCTCGATCAAGCCCGCAATCGGCGTACCGTTGATTTTGAAATCAGCGAGCTGAATCGCCGAGTCGGTCGGATTAAAAAGTTCAATCCACTCGTGACCATCATCCGCCCCGACTGGATTCGGCGCAAACTCATTGATGACGAGATGATTCTGAACTGACAGGTTCAAAGAGCTAGAATTATTTTCGGAATTTTCATCATCAACACAATCAAGCTTCGCGACGACCACCGCGCTCGACTCGAAACTCCGAGAAAAAGTTTTTTCGACGGATGCGAAACTCGCAAGTTCGGAAATCAATTCGCTGAAAGTTTCTTCACCAGCCGACCAAATCAAATCGCAACTTCCCGAATTCAGTCCACGATTCTCAATATTTGCGGTAAAAATAACGGTTTCGCCAGGCAACGGATTTTCTGGACTCGCGGAAATCGAGACAAGCGCGAAATCGTCGTCGCGGAAATTAGCAGCGCGCGGCGTACCATCGACTTCGAAACTCGTGCGGAAAGTGTTCGCGTCGACACGCGCAAGCGTCCGACGCGCATCCGCATCACCGCCGATTTTCCAAGCGTCCGAACCATCGACTCGGTCAACTTCAGAATTCGCAGAGTCAAAAAGCCGAAGAATTTCTCCATCGTTTGAAATGCTGCCTGTGAAAATTTGGTCGGCGGGAATATCAGGAACAGTCGAATCAGCAGTGCGCTCGATGAGAAAAAATTCTCCCGGTTGAATTTCTCCGGCAAGCGAAATTTCTGGTGCGCCGTCGTCAGCCAAAATTTTCCAACCGGTGAGATCGAAAATTTTATTCGTCGTCATGTTCCGAAGTTCGATCCACTCGCCAGTCGAAGCAGTCTTCGAACCCGCCCAAGCGATTTCATTGAAGCTCAGTTCGCCTGGATCGGCAATCTTTGTGACAATTGGCCCGCTCGGAGTTATTCCCGTAAGCGTGAGAACAGCTTCATTTCCAGCTAAATCACGCGCGGTCAAAACAAAGTCGTAGGAATTACCATTCGTAAGTCCGGTTTTCGTGAAAGTCGTCACGCTGCCTAAGCTTTCTTCTTCGCCATCGTTTGTCTGCAAAAAGTAACCCGCAAGATTGTCGTCCGCTGCGGCTGGCCAAGTGAGCTCGACCTGAGAATCACCCGGTCTCGCGCTGAATGCGGCTGCTGCGGGAAATTCTGGAGCGATAGTGTCGAGCGTGAAAGTTTGAACTGCAGAAAAAGCGGATGCCAAACTTTTGTCGTCAATCGCTCGCGCACACCAAAAATATTCTCCATCGCTTAGTTCAGGAAATTCTTTTTCGGCACTGGCATTATCACCGACTGGTGTAGAAAAATCGGATGCGGACAAATTTTCAGACGAGCCACAATCATCTGGTTGCACGAAAAAAATCCGAAACTCAATCCGACCCATTGCTGCCTCGGGGTCAGAATACTTTGCGCGAAAAGTTTTGGAATTTGTCGCAGCGAGCGAGATCAAGTCGCTTGGAACATTCGGAGGCAAATTTTCTAGTGGAGGCGGATCGTCGTGATGCGGTTCAACCGTTGGCGAATGCGAATTTTGTGGTTCGGGCGAAGCGGAAATTTCAAAATCGGCTGAATTGTTATCCACATCGAGCACGAAATTATTTTCATCGAATTTACGCGCGAGCGATTGACCAGCGAGCGGATTTTCTGAAAAAGCCGTTTCTTCAAAAATTGTCACTGTCGATCCGAAGCCAAGAGTGTCGACGACAGTCGACCCCGCATCAGAATACAAAACGACAGAATTATTGGCAGCAAGTGAACTCGCCGTCGAATAAATCGCATCAGCCGCAACTAATCCAGCATAATCGGCGTGAGCGATTAGAAAAAATCCATGAGCCGGAATTGTTGAGCCCTCAGAAAAAGTTGTCAGCAAGTTGGAGCTCGAACCAGCCGCCGTTTTTTTCGAGAGTCGCCAACCCGTTAAATCGATTAGGAATTCAGTCGGATTAAAAAGCTCAACCCATTCATCAGTCGTGGTCGCGCCAGCAATCTGAACTTCCGAAATCACGACATGGTCAACTTCCCCAGCCCAAACCACGCCAGACGAGACACAAAAAATCGTAAGGGTGAGGAAAAATTTTCGCAAAAAAAATAATCCTGGAGGCTCATTTTTTCGTAATCAAAGCTCTTTTGCAAAACGAGCGGAGATTTCGACTTGCCAGAAGGTGAAATTTTAGTGAAATGCGGGAGACTTAATTTTGTAGCTCTTTACCGCTAAACTGCTCAGGTGATTGCGAATCGCCTCCAAGCTCGCTACCCTTTCGACCATGTCCTCGGAATTACGATTGTGGGGCTCGCGATTTTTGGGCTGATTATGATTTCGTCCGCGAGCGTTTACGAAAGCTACCAGGCTTATGTGCGCCAAGGCATTGATTGCGCCGCGCTCGATGCGAATTGCAATGATTTTTATTTTTGGCGGCAGGTGCGCAACATCTTGGTCGCGATTCCGTTTGGTTTGATCGCCGCCGCGATTCCCTACCTCTTCTGGCGCAAAGCGGCACCGGCGCTTTTTGTCGCCAGTATTCTTTTACTCATCGCGCTCTTCATCCCTGGTCTCTCGACGGGTTGGGGCACGAGTCAGAGTTGGCTCACAATCCCAATTTTGAATTCGGTTCAGCCAGTCGAAATCGCGAAGTTGGGTTTAATTTTTTACCTCGCGCGTTGGATGGAGGGACGCAAAGATGCCATCGCGACAATTGAAAATGGTTTCATTCCCTTTGCCGTGATTCTGGGAATTATCGTGATTTTATTAATTTTGCAGCCGGATTTCGGCAGCGTGCTGGTGATGACTTTGGTTGCGACGGCAATTTATTTCGCCGCGGGCGCACGCGTGAAACACATCGCCGTCGGCGGATTGATCGCCGTCACGCTCGCGGTCTTAATCGTGAATGTCGGCGGGATGGATTATGTCAAAAATCGTTTCGCCGCTTTCCTCGACCCATCGCTCGATCCGGAGGGCATCGGTTTCCAGGTGAAACAAAGTTTGATTGCGGTCGGCAAAGGCGGAATTTTTGGCGCAGGGCTGGAAGGTTCGACACAACGCTTCGGCTATTTGCCGGAAGTTCAGTCCGATGCGATTTATGCCGCGACCAGCGAAGCCTTCGGATTTTTCGGCAGCACAGTCGTCGCCGGATTTTTCCTGCTAATCGCCTACCGCGGATTTCGCATCGCGGAAGCGGTCCCCGATCGTTTCGGACAGCTCGCCGCCGTCGGACTTTCCGCTGCGCTCGCCGGTCAAGCCTTCGTCCACATCGGCGTGAATATCGCGCTCCTGCCCTACACCGGCATCACGCTGCCCTTCGTCAGCTACGGCGGCAGCTCACTCGCGACCAGTTTCGTCATCGGCGGAATTCTGCTCAATATCTCGAAATACGCGAACATCCACTCGGCGAATTTTTACCGCGAACAAAATATCTCCGCACGACAACGCCAGCAAGCCCGTTCAAATTTTTGAGGTAAAATCTCAGCGTGGATGATTTCCCTGGACTTCGCGCGACCGAAAAAGTACTCTTCGTCGTTCGTAAACATTGGGTGGCTTATCTTAAAATTTTTTTGAAATTGGCAATCAATCTCGGCATAATTTTTCTGCTCGAGTATTTCATCATCAACCGATTCCCGCACGGCTCACTGACCTACCTGATTTTCAACGAGTTTTTAATTTTTTATCTGCTCGGTTCCTGGTGGTTCACTTTCAACGGCTGGCTCGATGAAGAGCTTGATACGCTCATCATTACGAACGAAAGACTAATCGATACGACCCAGTCGGCATTCATTTCGATCGAGACTTCGAGCGCCGATCTCGATGAGATTCAAGATGTGAGCGGCAAAGTCTCAGGATTCGTCGGAGGCCTGTTCCATTTCGGCAATCTCACTGCCCAGACTGCGAGCGCCCAAAATGTCTTTTTTATGGATTATGTCAAAGATCCAGAGCGTTATGTCGATTTCTTGATTGAATCCAAAACTCAGTATCTCGCGCACAAACACGGCCAATGAAAAAATATTTTTGGCGAATTTTCGGCTGCGCGATGAATTATGCTGACGCGGAACGCGTCGCCCAAGTTTTAGCGAAATTGGATTTCGTGCGCACGGAAAATCTGGCTGAAGCCGAGCTGGTCTTACTCTTTAGCTGCGCCGTGAAACAAAAAGCGGAAGACAAAATTTTCGGTGAGCTGGAAAAATTTGCGCAGTGGAAGGCCGCCGCACCGGGACGCCAGATCGGACTGACCGGCTGCGTCGTGCGCCAAACTTCCGACCAAGCCACTGTCCGAAAAGATCAATTTCTACGACGCGCCCCAAGTCTTGATTTCGTCTGGCGCATCGAAGATTCGGAGCAACTGCCCGAATTTCTCGCTGGAACTGAAGGATTGAAATCTACCAACTACAAACTACCAACTACCAGCTTCCTGTCAATCGAACCTCTGCGCCAAAATCAGCGGCAAGTCCTGGTGCCAATCTCCACCGGCTGCGACAATTTTTGCAGCTACTGCATCGTGCCCCACGCCCGCGGGCGCGAACTCTCACGCGAGCCGGAAGAAATTATTACGGAATGCGAAAAAGCTGTAAGAAACGGAGCGCGCGAGATTACACTCCTCGGACAAAATGTAAATTCTTTTCAGAAAAAACCTGGTGCTTTCGCCGAACTTTTGCAACGCGTCGCAGCAATCCCGAAGCTTCAGCGACTGCGCTTCATGAGTTCGCATCCGAAAGATTTCGACGCGAGCATCATCGATGTGATGGCGGCGCAGGAGAATATCGAACGCCACCTCCATCTCCCCGCGCAGCACGGGGATAACGAAATTTTGAGAAAAATGAATCGGAACTACACGGCTGAGAAATATCTCGGTCTCTTGGAAAAATTCCGCGCAAAATTACCGCACGCCTCCATCACGAGTGATTTCATCGTCGGCTTCCCCGGCGAGACTGAGGCGCAATTCGAGAACTTACTGAAATTTTACAAGCAAGCTGATTTTGACTTCGCTTTCTTCTCGCAATACTCCCCGCGACCCGACACCGCTGCCGCCACTTTCCCGAATCAAATCCCAGCCAGCGTGAAGAAAGAACGCTTCGCACGACTGAATCAGCTCGTCGTCGCGACCACCGCCCAAAAATTCGCGCGACTAAAAAATCAGACAGTCGAAGTTTTGGTCGAGAAATGCAATTGTCATTCCCCTGAAAACGGGAATCCAGAAAAAAACGAAAGCTGCATTTGCGAAGGTCGTAGCTCGGAGTTTTATCTGACGAAATTCGCGGGCGACGCGAAACTCATCGGCGAGCTCGTAAAAGTCAAAATCACGCAGCCGCGCGAAGTTGAGCTTTTCGGAGAGATTTTGCGCTAAAATGCCCGGCGTCGGGGTGTGGCGAAGTTGGCTATCGCGCCTGGTTTGGGACCAGGAGGCCGGAGGTTCGAGTCCTCTCACCCCGACCATTTTGGGCTTTCATAAGAGCTAAATGGTGTTTTCACCGCTTTTTTGTTATGCTTGACTTTTCAAATTTTGGATGTTAAAATAACATCGAAATTAAAACCAAATTTGAACGACCACAAACACAATTTCGGCCGAATCCTGGGGAAAATCTTGAATGTCGCCTCCCATGAAGCTCCTCGGGTCTTTTTCGCCTGGCTGCTGAAATTCTTTTTCATGATTGGTTTCACGGTCGGCTGGACGATGCTGACTGCGATGCTCGTCGGGCGCGTCGGCATCGCCTATCTCCCCTACCTATATGTCGCGAACGCCGTTCTCGTAATTGTCAGCACGATTTTTTTTGGTGAACTCGCGCACCGTTTTTCGAAAACAAAGTTGATTTACACCACGATTGGCAGCGGGACGATTTTGCTCGGCGGCGCCTTCGCTGTTTTCCAGAATGCAGAAAATTTGTGGCTCTTCCTCGGTCTCGCGCTCGTCGCCGAATCGATTTTCTTCGCGCAGCTGAATATCTTGCTCGGACTTTTTATCGAAGATCTTTTTTCACCGCTCGAGGGCAGCCGCGCCATCCCGATCGTCGAGTCGAGCGAATATGTCGGCGGCATCGTCGGCGGTTTGCTCATTCTCGGCGGACTGAATTTCTTTCAAGCGGAAGCGATTGATTTGAGCTGGATTTGGATTGGCGCGATTGCACTCATCTTCCCGGCGCTTTTCATTTTCAATCATTTTCGGCAGAAATTACCGAAGCTCGAATTTGCCGAGAAACCAGTGCGGCTTTCGAAATTCGAGCAATTCCACGAAGGTCAAAAGCAGATTCGCAAAATACCCTTCCTGTCCGGACTGGTCTTCGTCGTGCTATTGCAATGGACCTTTCTCACGCTGCTGAATTTTCAATACACCACCGCCGTCAACATAAATGTCGCGCACGCCAGCGCGACAACCGTCGAGGCAACTCACGCTGCCGCCGGAGAATCGCACGAAGATTTACTCACTCACGGTCTCGGAAAATTGCATGTCATCTTTTTCACGATTGCCTTTCTGACGCAAATTGTTTTGACGAGTCGCCTCATCGGCCGCTTCGGCATCGTGCGCACCTTGCGACTGCATCCGCTCGCGAGTTTTGGCAGCGCACTTTTGATGATTGCGAAACCCGGCTTCGGTTCGGCTGTTTTCGCCAAAGGCCTATTCGAATCGACAACCGGGATCTATACTGCCGCTTACCATTCGAGCTTTTACGCGCTGCGGGAAAAAATTCGCGGCAGTGTGAAGGAATTTTTGGAAGGTCTGATTCGCCCGGCAGGCGTCCTGCTCGGCACAGGAATTTTGATTCTGGGTGAAAAGTTTTTGAATGCGGAAAGTTTCCCGCTCGTGATAAATTGCACGCTCGTCACCGCGGCAGCGACGATGAGTTTGCTACTCTCGCGCCACCAGAAAAATTACACGAAAATTTCAGCCGCGAATCTCAAACTTTTTGGCAACCACCCTGCCAAATTTCAGTCGATTGAAATTCTCGCGCAACCCGGTCACGACTGCGCCGCCGAAATTTTGGTCGAGAAGTTGAGCGATAGCAACGAATCGCCGTTTTTGAAAATTAAAATTTTGGCAACGCTCGGTCTGCTCTCCGATCCGCAAGCAGTGCCCGCAATTTTGGCATGCTTCCGCGACTCGAGTGAAGAAGTCCGCCTCGCCGCCGTCGAAGCGCTCGCGGCTTTCAAAAATCTCGCTGAAAAAGGTTTCACGCACCGCCGCGTGATCGACGCATTGAAAGAACTTTTTGGCAGCGACAGCTCACCGGAATTACGCTCAGCCATCGTGCGCGTCTTCGCCAATTTGCGCGAGGAAGAGGCAGTGCAATTCATCATCGCCGAGCTGCAGAATTTGGAATCGCCGATTCGCGGCGACTGCGTCTATGTCTGCCGACAGTTCCAGGATCTCGGCATCACGCACTACATCGAGCCGTATTTGAAATCGCCGAACCTCACGATTCGCGCGAATGCGCTGATTGCGCTCTGGCAATTCCAGGGTTACCGCCTGCAGCTCAATCGCCTGCTCGCAGAAATTCTCGAAGCAACCGACCGTGAATCGCGCAAAATTTCCACCCACTTGCTCGGCGAAATTCGCGCCCGCAATGAATTGCCGCGACTCCTGAATCTACTCGATGAGAATGACGATGAGCTGCGTTTGCTGGCTGCGCTTGCCCTCGGGAAAATGGGAAATCCGATCGCGCACCATTTGCTTGCGGAATTTATTTTGCATCCGAATCTCGAGCTTTCCGCGCATGCCAAAAAACAACTCGCGCATTTACCGGAAAAAACCCGCAAGAGCGTCGAGAAGATTTTGCACCACCGCCTCTCGGCGAAATTAAATGGACTACTCGCTGCCACCCACGCGCGCTCCATCGAAAAAATCAGCGCTGAAACTCTCACCCGCATTCGTCGCGTCTATGAACTCGCCGATGATTGGGAAGAGGTCGCACGCGTCGACGCTGTCCTCGCCGGACGCGATTTTGAATAATTTATTTTTTAACCCCTTTAGGTATGCCAACCACCACTCTCGGAACGGAGACTCGTCAGGCTCACGGAAAACCATACTTCGTCTTACCGCTGAGCAACAGTCTCAACCCAAATGACATCTCGGAATTCGAGGAACGCCTCGAGCCGGTGTGGACCAGTAAGCACCGCTACCTCGTCCTGGATCTCGGCGACATCGATCTCGTGAGCAGTCGCACCGTGAGCTACCTGGAAAATTTGCACCGCGAACTCGCCGCTGCCGAAAAACAACTTGCGCTAATTAATGTCAATGAAGAACTCCGCGACACTTTGGAATTCGTCGGACTTTCTAAATTGATTGAGGTCTTCGATGAAGAGAAGAAATTCCTCGAGGCGATGCATCTAGCCGGAATTTAATTTTCG
This window of the Patescibacteria group bacterium genome carries:
- a CDS encoding STAS domain-containing protein, whose amino-acid sequence is MPTTTLGTETRQAHGKPYFVLPLSNSLNPNDISEFEERLEPVWTSKHRYLVLDLGDIDLVSSRTVSYLENLHRELAAAEKQLALINVNEELRDTLEFVGLSKLIEVFDEEKKFLEAMHLAGI
- a CDS encoding putative peptidoglycan glycosyltransferase FtsW yields the protein MIANRLQARYPFDHVLGITIVGLAIFGLIMISSASVYESYQAYVRQGIDCAALDANCNDFYFWRQVRNILVAIPFGLIAAAIPYLFWRKAAPALFVASILLLIALFIPGLSTGWGTSQSWLTIPILNSVQPVEIAKLGLIFYLARWMEGRKDAIATIENGFIPFAVILGIIVILLILQPDFGSVLVMTLVATAIYFAAGARVKHIAVGGLIAVTLAVLIVNVGGMDYVKNRFAAFLDPSLDPEGIGFQVKQSLIAVGKGGIFGAGLEGSTQRFGYLPEVQSDAIYAATSEAFGFFGSTVVAGFFLLIAYRGFRIAEAVPDRFGQLAAVGLSAALAGQAFVHIGVNIALLPYTGITLPFVSYGGSSLATSFVIGGILLNISKYANIHSANFYREQNISARQRQQARSNF
- a CDS encoding lamin tail domain-containing protein, giving the protein MRKFFLTLTIFCVSSGVVWAGEVDHVVISEVQIAGATTTDEWVELFNPTEFLIDLTGWRLSKKTAAGSSSNLLTTFSEGSTIPAHGFFLIAHADYAGLVAADAIYSTASSLAANNSVVLYSDAGSTVVDTLGFGSTVTIFEETAFSENPLAGQSLARKFDENNFVLDVDNNSADFEISASPEPQNSHSPTVEPHHDDPPPLENLPPNVPSDLISLAATNSKTFRAKYSDPEAAMGRIEFRIFFVQPDDCGSSENLSASDFSTPVGDNASAEKEFPELSDGEYFWCARAIDDKSLASAFSAVQTFTLDTIAPEFPAAAAFSARPGDSQVELTWPAAADDNLAGYFLQTNDGEEESLGSVTTFTKTGLTNGNSYDFVLTARDLAGNEAVLTLTGITPSGPIVTKIADPGELSFNEIAWAGSKTASTGEWIELRNMTTNKIFDLTGWKILADDGAPEISLAGEIQPGEFFLIERTADSTVPDIPADQIFTGSISNDGEILRLFDSANSEVDRVDGSDAWKIGGDADARRTLARVDANTFRTSFEVDGTPRAANFRDDDFALVSISASPENPLPGETVIFTANIENRGLNSGSCDLIWSAGEETFSELISELASFASVEKTFSRSFESSAVVVAKLDCVDDENSENNSSSLNLSVQNHLVINEFAPNPVGADDGHEWIELFNPTDSAIQLADFKINGTPIAGLIEPGGFFTLDNFTGLTNTGGEVVLEKKLEDGIFIIVDSRKYSTAAEGKSFGRDSTDLAIWTEFWHPTKNAQNIETNLLPTAVITIQGSGNSNGECALFVNVTAENSTDPDGDALSFEWDFGNGEISDEENPGGFYFAPGNYAVSLTVTDVFGATAEALQNFTVAPCSSGGGTATVANANTVADEPIFDSVSAERVELKITEVSFDSAADWIEIFVANDGNGGSGIDLGGFYFESDKRLKTIPPNTKLKTDEFLVLEFKSATPANIWHGDGFTKIFSARSGLTATDEQVTLRDSTGAIEDAVVWENRSGAWSSGEEVDLREIVAGGGWISSEMMDAIDSADIERETVLARDPDLPDSNSAADWFTTIFATPGQKNSPRPVRASDFHFQISAVAPKNPTGDFVELTCTDCVAPVALGGFSLKNSLGEAIFTFPAEALIAADAPLKIIFNASEVKFAGGIFYTPARGLVGSDDFLVLQDSENAIADFVGWSDRAVPPIRSELDISLAQSEQLQIRFVESQWNSAEAESLLDARGLALGGVFLRQNSADTNSAADFTIQNPDPPLDPLATATGDMRISEILPNPAGKDADHEWFELVNLGAEPINLFGWTVVVGDAAFEFEENTVIAPGEFHAFSGLLSLRNSAAQFTLLDFDGAVIDSLTYPKLAEGVAFAKNPRGEFAETELPTPNYSNVFYQILAPSEDSDGDGLSNLAEIEKQTDPENFDTDGDGLPDFFEIENGSNPLVADATLAALQKYRAELALIARAQFTSLVDENGVFLTGVGVPGGRMRIFIQSELAVVEVPVDENGDWNYALDRALPAGEHNLFVQLIDQGGFEGVAQKALNFSLAENFAPPVFAESLRISEVLPNPAGVDGDTEFIELQNFGSVVADLSGFTLSVGRKKFIFPANFTLAPGEFRALTHAETGLTLTNSGGTVTLAWPTQRVISALAYPKLPEGVAFVFTGGQLLATAAPTPGAENLLVVPLSKNSRAKKSAHKYANGTLSTTIRISEVLANPTGDDAKAEFIELQNFGTKPVALGNWKISDAQKTFTIPDSVVLQPGEFQILPRRLTKLALNNSGREAVRIANFRGTDIDSIEFESPAEGIALAFDATEMRETKIATPNTPNDFDTQKIFGTIQFLGTDGFVLRTEQGEIFVRFGEASAALLARAIFREGGNYNVFAHSENGTLTLAGFDTAPEFLQADVLALDFQTAEATPSWPILLLLFTTILFALRFAKMGEIWQPTR
- a CDS encoding MFS transporter — encoded protein: MNDHKHNFGRILGKILNVASHEAPRVFFAWLLKFFFMIGFTVGWTMLTAMLVGRVGIAYLPYLYVANAVLVIVSTIFFGELAHRFSKTKLIYTTIGSGTILLGGAFAVFQNAENLWLFLGLALVAESIFFAQLNILLGLFIEDLFSPLEGSRAIPIVESSEYVGGIVGGLLILGGLNFFQAEAIDLSWIWIGAIALIFPALFIFNHFRQKLPKLEFAEKPVRLSKFEQFHEGQKQIRKIPFLSGLVFVVLLQWTFLTLLNFQYTTAVNINVAHASATTVEATHAAAGESHEDLLTHGLGKLHVIFFTIAFLTQIVLTSRLIGRFGIVRTLRLHPLASFGSALLMIAKPGFGSAVFAKGLFESTTGIYTAAYHSSFYALREKIRGSVKEFLEGLIRPAGVLLGTGILILGEKFLNAESFPLVINCTLVTAAATMSLLLSRHQKNYTKISAANLKLFGNHPAKFQSIEILAQPGHDCAAEILVEKLSDSNESPFLKIKILATLGLLSDPQAVPAILACFRDSSEEVRLAAVEALAAFKNLAEKGFTHRRVIDALKELFGSDSSPELRSAIVRVFANLREEEAVQFIIAELQNLESPIRGDCVYVCRQFQDLGITHYIEPYLKSPNLTIRANALIALWQFQGYRLQLNRLLAEILEATDRESRKISTHLLGEIRARNELPRLLNLLDENDDELRLLAALALGKMGNPIAHHLLAEFILHPNLELSAHAKKQLAHLPEKTRKSVEKILHHRLSAKLNGLLAATHARSIEKISAETLTRIRRVYELADDWEEVARVDAVLAGRDFE
- the miaB gene encoding tRNA (N6-isopentenyl adenosine(37)-C2)-methylthiotransferase MiaB, with the translated sequence MKKYFWRIFGCAMNYADAERVAQVLAKLDFVRTENLAEAELVLLFSCAVKQKAEDKIFGELEKFAQWKAAAPGRQIGLTGCVVRQTSDQATVRKDQFLRRAPSLDFVWRIEDSEQLPEFLAGTEGLKSTNYKLPTTSFLSIEPLRQNQRQVLVPISTGCDNFCSYCIVPHARGRELSREPEEIITECEKAVRNGAREITLLGQNVNSFQKKPGAFAELLQRVAAIPKLQRLRFMSSHPKDFDASIIDVMAAQENIERHLHLPAQHGDNEILRKMNRNYTAEKYLGLLEKFRAKLPHASITSDFIVGFPGETEAQFENLLKFYKQADFDFAFFSQYSPRPDTAAATFPNQIPASVKKERFARLNQLVVATTAQKFARLKNQTVEVLVEKCNCHSPENGNPEKNESCICEGRSSEFYLTKFAGDAKLIGELVKVKITQPREVELFGEILR